The DNA region CAGGGCGGCAAGACGCTCAAGATCATCCAGTGGAGCCACTTCGTCCCGGGCTACGACAAGTGGTTCGACGGGACGTTCTGCAAGCAGTGGGGCGAGAAGCACGGCACCCGGGTGATCGTGGACCACATCTCCATCCCCGAGATCAACGCGCGCGCCGCCGCCGAGGTCTCCGCGCAGAAGGGCCACGACCTGTTCATGTTCCTCTCGCCGCCCGCGGCGTACGAGAAGCAGGTCATCGACCACTCCGAGATCTACCAGCAGGTGGAGAAGCGCTGGGGCAAGGTGAACGACCTCGGGCACAAGTCCACCTTCAACCCGAAGACCAAGAAGTACTTCGCGTTCTCCGACAGCTACGTGCCGGACCCGGGGAACTACCGGCAGGACCTCTGGTCCCAGGTCGGGTTCCCGCACGGCCCCGACACCTGGGAGGACCTGCGCAAGGGCGCGGCCGCGATCAAGCAGAAGATCGGCAACCCGTGCGGCGTGGGGCTCTCGCAGGAGCTCGACACGAACATGGCCACGCGCGCGCTGCTCTGGTCCTTCGGCGGCTCCGTGCAGGACGCCGAGGGCCGGGTGGTCATCAACTCGCCCCAGACCATCCAGGCGCTCGAGTTCATGCGCGCGCTGCAGAAGGAGGCGCAGACCGGGGAGGTGTTCACCTGGGATCCGTCCTCGAACAACCGCGGCATCCTGGCCGGCAAGCTCTCCTTCGTGCTGAACGCGATCTCGGTCACGCGCACCGCCGAGAAGGAGAACCCGGAGATGTCGAAGAAGATCCAGATCGTGCCCGCGCTGAAGGGACCGGTGCGCCGGATGGCGGCCGAGCACGTGATGGACTGCTACGTGATCTGGAAGTTCGCCGAGAACAAGGACGGCGCGAAGCAGTTCCTGGCCGACTACATGGACGCGTTCGGCGAGGCGTTCAAGGCGAGCGAGTTCTACAACTTCCCCTGCTTCCCGAAGACCGTGCCGGACCTCGCGAAGCAGGTGTCGAACGACCCCAAGGGCGTGCCGCCCGACAAGTACAAGGTGCTCGCGGGCGTCACCGAGTGGGCCACCAATGTCGGCTACCCCGGCTACGCCACCGCCGCCATCGACGAGGTGTTCAACACCTTCGTCCTCCCGACGATGTTCGCGAAGGTGGCGCGCGACGAGCTGTCGGCGCGCGACGCGGTGAAGGCGGCCGAGGTCGAGGTGAAGCGCATCTTCGACAAGTGGAAGTAGGCGGGAGGGCGCGTGGCGGTCGTCGAGACGCGGAGGCTCACCAAGTTCTTCCGGAAGGCCGACCAGGGCGCCGCCGTGAACGAGGTGGACCTCGCCACCCGCGACGGCGAGTTCCTGGTCTTCCTCGGGCCCTCGGGCTCGGGGAAGTCCACGCTCCTGCGGATGATCGCCGGGCTGGAGGAGCCCACCCGCGGGGACGTGCTCATCGGCGGCCGCGTGGTCACCGGGCTGCCGCCCCGCGCCCGCGGCATCGCCATGGTGTTCCAGAGCTACGCGCTCTACCCGCACCTCTCCGTGGAGAAGAACATCGGCTTCCCGCTCAAGGCGCACGGGATCCCGAAGGACCGGCGCCGGGAGCGGGTGCGCTGGGCCGCGGAGCTGCTCGGCATCGGGCACCTGCTGGCGCGCAAGCCGCGCGAGCTGTCCGGGGGCGAGCGGCAGCGGGTCGCGCTGGCCCGGGCGCTGGTGCGCGAGCCCACCGTGTTCCTGCTGGACGAGCCGCTCTCCAACCTGGACGCGAAGCTGCGCGCCTCCGCCCGCACCGAGCTGATCCAGTTCCACGCGCGGGTGGGCACCACCACCATCTACGTCACGCACGACCAGGTCGAGG from Anaeromyxobacter dehalogenans 2CP-C includes:
- a CDS encoding ABC transporter substrate-binding protein, which translates into the protein MAGDRGSSRWSRRQFVKAAGVGALAAAGLPRRARAQGGKTLKIIQWSHFVPGYDKWFDGTFCKQWGEKHGTRVIVDHISIPEINARAAAEVSAQKGHDLFMFLSPPAAYEKQVIDHSEIYQQVEKRWGKVNDLGHKSTFNPKTKKYFAFSDSYVPDPGNYRQDLWSQVGFPHGPDTWEDLRKGAAAIKQKIGNPCGVGLSQELDTNMATRALLWSFGGSVQDAEGRVVINSPQTIQALEFMRALQKEAQTGEVFTWDPSSNNRGILAGKLSFVLNAISVTRTAEKENPEMSKKIQIVPALKGPVRRMAAEHVMDCYVIWKFAENKDGAKQFLADYMDAFGEAFKASEFYNFPCFPKTVPDLAKQVSNDPKGVPPDKYKVLAGVTEWATNVGYPGYATAAIDEVFNTFVLPTMFAKVARDELSARDAVKAAEVEVKRIFDKWK
- a CDS encoding ABC transporter ATP-binding protein gives rise to the protein MAVVETRRLTKFFRKADQGAAVNEVDLATRDGEFLVFLGPSGSGKSTLLRMIAGLEEPTRGDVLIGGRVVTGLPPRARGIAMVFQSYALYPHLSVEKNIGFPLKAHGIPKDRRRERVRWAAELLGIGHLLARKPRELSGGERQRVALARALVREPTVFLLDEPLSNLDAKLRASARTELIQFHARVGTTTIYVTHDQVEAMSMGDRIVVLDKGVVRQVGTPKEVYDEPADTFVATFLGSPPMNLLDSGEVIAGFRPETLLPRGAVAGPAVPLDVRVEAVEFLGSEQILHGKVQGGRFDGRAVISRMTMGASAGLDAGAVHPLAVAERDLRLFDRSSRKRIPARELGWR